One Sagittula stellata E-37 genomic window carries:
- a CDS encoding hybrid sensor histidine kinase/response regulator — protein sequence MEDVIARSGNKLHRLSPIIGAVILIAIAALALWVSQWASAQEVQVAALAVTCALSGVALIWLTLDLYQSGRNRRMLARLAEFTETEPGFCFICDDSGELRHANAAARSRFQPAKGEALSQLLRDVFASSEGILYRLWQKSLTNGFAMEDVTSHSEGFRIYVKRFSREAVLWRLESEAQRSAGTMRSDLALMSLGRNGAVLYMNAAARSLVGGRAKRLEDVFVDLPLRSGGVHHLSNADGEQRVLVQSTDIGAGRIELVLSPIAAEAEPEDSVGTFDGLPVPLLKVSPDGAILRANPEARRMLDLGSTTAPGQLAEHMEGLGRAIKDWLQEAADGRGLHRSEFLRLTRADREVFVQVTLNRVTEDGEKRLVAVLNDATELKTLEAQFVQSQKMQAIGQLAGGVAHDFNNLLTAISGHCDLLLLRHDQGDPDYGDLVQINQNANRAAALVGQLLAFSRKQTMQPEVLDLRDTLSDLAHLLNRLVGEKVRLTLRHDPALPPVRGDRRQLEQVMMNLVVNARDAMPEGGEILVETERRLLREPLKRDRAVVAPGTYVSVRVIDEGVGIPADKLQKVFEPFFTTKRTGEGTGLGLSTVYGIVKQTGGFIFVDSVVGQGTCFTLMLPAHDVVAEKALPAAVKDESRLPQKGSGVVLLVEDEAPVRAFAARALRLRGYTVIEAETAEDALRTLDDDKLAVDIFVTDVVMPGMDGPTWVRKARESRPDTRVVFVSGYAEDAFGEGSEAIPNSVFLPKPFSLSELTETVHEQLN from the coding sequence GTGGAGGACGTCATCGCCCGTTCCGGCAACAAGTTGCATAGGCTGAGCCCGATTATCGGGGCGGTGATCCTTATCGCCATTGCGGCCCTTGCGCTTTGGGTTTCGCAATGGGCAAGCGCGCAAGAGGTGCAAGTGGCCGCCCTTGCCGTGACATGTGCCCTGTCCGGTGTGGCGCTGATCTGGCTGACCCTGGACCTCTACCAGTCCGGCCGGAACCGCCGCATGCTGGCGCGTCTTGCCGAATTCACGGAGACGGAGCCGGGCTTCTGCTTCATTTGCGACGACAGCGGCGAACTGCGGCACGCCAACGCCGCCGCCCGCAGCCGTTTCCAGCCCGCGAAGGGAGAGGCGCTGTCACAACTGCTTCGCGACGTCTTCGCGAGCAGCGAGGGCATCCTCTACCGGCTTTGGCAGAAGAGCCTGACAAACGGCTTCGCCATGGAAGATGTGACCAGTCACTCCGAAGGATTTCGCATATACGTCAAACGGTTCTCTCGCGAGGCGGTGCTTTGGCGGCTGGAATCGGAGGCGCAGCGCAGCGCCGGAACGATGCGCAGCGATCTGGCCCTGATGTCGCTGGGCCGGAACGGTGCCGTGCTTTACATGAACGCCGCCGCGCGCAGTCTTGTCGGCGGACGGGCGAAGCGGCTTGAAGATGTGTTCGTCGATCTGCCATTGCGGTCAGGCGGCGTGCACCACCTCAGCAATGCGGACGGTGAACAACGGGTGCTGGTGCAGTCCACCGATATCGGGGCGGGGCGGATCGAACTGGTGCTCTCTCCCATCGCGGCAGAGGCTGAGCCGGAAGACAGCGTCGGCACCTTCGACGGCTTGCCCGTGCCCCTCCTGAAGGTGTCTCCCGACGGGGCCATCCTGCGGGCCAACCCGGAAGCGCGGCGGATGCTCGATCTGGGCAGCACGACGGCGCCCGGCCAGCTTGCCGAACACATGGAAGGGCTGGGCCGCGCCATCAAGGACTGGTTGCAGGAGGCGGCGGACGGACGCGGCCTGCACCGGTCGGAGTTTCTGCGCCTGACCCGCGCGGACCGCGAGGTCTTTGTCCAGGTGACGCTCAACCGCGTGACCGAGGACGGCGAGAAGCGGCTGGTCGCGGTCCTGAACGACGCGACAGAGCTCAAGACGCTCGAAGCGCAATTCGTGCAAAGCCAGAAGATGCAGGCCATCGGCCAGCTTGCGGGCGGTGTTGCGCATGACTTCAACAACCTTCTGACAGCGATTTCAGGGCATTGCGACCTGTTGCTCTTGCGCCATGACCAGGGCGATCCGGATTATGGCGACCTCGTGCAGATCAACCAGAACGCCAACCGCGCGGCGGCGCTGGTGGGGCAGTTGCTTGCATTCTCGCGCAAGCAGACGATGCAGCCCGAAGTGCTGGACCTGCGGGACACGCTGTCGGACCTCGCGCATCTTCTGAACCGGCTGGTGGGCGAGAAGGTGCGCCTGACGCTGCGCCACGATCCGGCGCTGCCGCCGGTCCGGGGCGACCGCAGGCAGCTTGAGCAGGTGATGATGAACCTCGTGGTGAACGCTCGCGACGCGATGCCCGAAGGCGGAGAGATCCTGGTCGAGACAGAGCGCCGCCTGCTGCGTGAACCGTTGAAGCGCGACCGCGCGGTGGTGGCTCCGGGCACCTATGTGTCTGTCCGGGTGATCGACGAGGGCGTGGGTATCCCCGCCGACAAGCTGCAGAAAGTGTTCGAGCCGTTCTTTACCACGAAGCGGACGGGTGAAGGCACGGGGCTGGGCCTGTCCACGGTTTACGGCATCGTCAAGCAGACCGGCGGCTTCATCTTCGTGGACAGTGTGGTCGGGCAGGGCACCTGCTTTACCCTGATGCTGCCCGCCCATGACGTCGTTGCGGAAAAGGCGCTGCCGGCGGCGGTCAAAGACGAATCGCGCCTGCCGCAGAAGGGGTCGGGCGTGGTGTTGCTGGTCGAGGACGAAGCGCCGGTGCGCGCCTTCGCGGCCCGCGCCCTCCGTCTGCGCGGCTACACGGTGATCGAGGCCGAGACGGCGGAAGATGCGCTGCGGACGCTGGACGACGACAAGCTGGCCGTCGACATCTTCGTGACCGACGTGGTGATGCCGGGCATGGACGGGCCGACATGGGTGCGCAAGGCGCGCGAAAGCCGCCCCGACACGCGGGTCGTATTCGTCTCGGGCTATGCGGAGGATGCCTTTGGTGAAGGGTCTGAGGCGATCCCGAACTCCGTCTTCCTGCCCAAGCCATTTTCGCTGTCGGAACTGACAGAGACGGTGCACGAGCAGTTGAACTGA
- the recA gene encoding recombinase RecA: MATADLLSMDSKRNADKQKALDSALAQIERQFGKGSIMKLGGENAIKDIEATSTGSLGLDIALGIGGLPKGRIIEIYGPESSGKTTLTLHVVAEEQKKGGVCAFVDAEHALDPQYARKLGVDLDELLISQPDTGEQALEITDTLVRSGAVSLVVVDSVAALTPKSELEGDMGDSSVGVHARLMSQAMRKLTASISRSNCMVIFINQIRMKIGVMFGSPETTTGGNALKFYSSVRLDIRRIGAIKDRDEVVGNQTRVKVVKNKVAPPFKQVEFDIMYGEGISKMGELLDLGVKAGVVDKSGAWFSYGDERIGQGRENAKNYLRENSRVALEIEDKIRAAHGLEFHMPEDDPDMVDDDE, translated from the coding sequence ATGGCAACGGCAGATCTTCTCAGTATGGACAGCAAGCGCAACGCGGACAAGCAGAAGGCGCTGGACAGCGCCCTGGCCCAGATCGAACGGCAGTTCGGCAAGGGTTCGATCATGAAGCTGGGCGGCGAGAACGCGATCAAGGATATCGAGGCGACCTCGACCGGTTCCCTTGGTCTCGACATCGCGCTGGGGATCGGCGGTCTGCCCAAGGGCCGGATCATCGAGATCTACGGCCCGGAATCGTCGGGCAAGACAACCCTGACGCTGCACGTCGTGGCCGAGGAACAGAAGAAGGGCGGCGTCTGCGCCTTTGTGGACGCGGAACACGCGCTCGATCCGCAGTATGCGCGCAAGCTGGGCGTCGATCTGGACGAGCTGCTGATTTCGCAGCCCGACACCGGCGAACAGGCGCTTGAGATCACCGACACGCTGGTGCGGTCCGGGGCGGTCAGCCTCGTGGTCGTCGACTCGGTCGCGGCGCTGACGCCGAAGTCCGAGCTTGAGGGCGACATGGGCGACAGCTCTGTCGGCGTGCACGCCCGCCTGATGAGCCAGGCGATGCGCAAGCTGACCGCGTCGATCAGCCGGTCGAACTGCATGGTGATCTTCATCAACCAGATCCGCATGAAGATCGGCGTCATGTTCGGCTCGCCCGAAACCACGACCGGCGGCAATGCGCTGAAATTCTATTCCTCCGTGCGGCTCGACATCCGCCGTATCGGTGCGATCAAGGACCGGGACGAGGTGGTCGGCAACCAGACCCGCGTGAAGGTGGTGAAGAACAAGGTCGCACCGCCGTTCAAGCAGGTCGAATTCGACATCATGTACGGCGAGGGCATCTCCAAGATGGGTGAGCTTCTGGACCTCGGCGTGAAGGCCGGTGTCGTGGACAAGTCCGGGGCCTGGTTCTCCTACGGGGATGAACGCATCGGGCAGGGCCGCGAGAACGCCAAGAACTACCTACGTGAAAACAGCCGTGTCGCGCTGGAGATCGAGGACAAGATCCGCGCAGCGCACGGGCTGGAGTTCCACATGCCGGAAGATGATCCGGACATGGTCGATGACGACGAATAG